In Trifolium pratense cultivar HEN17-A07 linkage group LG7, ARS_RC_1.1, whole genome shotgun sequence, a genomic segment contains:
- the LOC123899864 gene encoding U-box domain-containing protein 35-like, which yields MNLRDRTSMKPHGWQDESMRSPFRRGARGTSGMLCVDFTESDTDISFVSSGRPSSACSSSLYDYIDSGRTSRVSTSSDRSFGSNRLGIKFTDPGSPDTSFSQDTSRTSFSYSSQNMDETEADMRRLKLELKQTMEMYNTACREALTAQNKLMEMSNWKIEEEKKLEEARLSQEAALAIAEKEKARSKAAIETAEAARKIANVESHRKSRVPIKSLKEAEDMRKLLDNLAQTDVRYRRYSIEEIEAATNMFSEKLKIGEGGYGPVYKCYLDHTPVAVKVLSPDAAQGKSQFQQEVDILSCMRHPNLVLLLGACPEYGILVYEYMANGSLEDCLNRKKKGGRVLCWQLRFRIAAEIATGLLFLHQTKPEPLVHRDLKPGNILLDQNYVCKISDVGLARLVPVMAENVTQCCMTSAAGTFCYIDPEYQQTGMLGVKSDVYSLGIIFLQLLTGRHPMGLAHHAEQSIENGTFEEMLDQSLSHWPIQESLTLANIAVNCAQLRRKDRPDLAKVVLPELVKLREFAEENMGPIFLGGGITFSSSGSGSAEPSPNHSEVSVQQDVMSDPQLVNSGSSISPHTSSTPTEENP from the exons ATGAATTTGAgag ACAGGACGTCGATGAAACCTCACGGTTGGCAGGATGAATCCATGAG ATCTCCATTTAGAAGAGGAGCAAGAGGCACGAGTGGAATGTTATGCGTAGACTTCACAGAATCAGACACAGACATATCATTTGTAAGCTCTGGGAGGCCAAGCAGTGCTTGTTCATCCTCTTTGTACGACTACATTGACTCCGGTCGAACTTCACGAGTTTCTACCAGTTCAGATCGTAGTTTTGGATCCAACCGATTGGGAATCAAGTTCACTGACCCCGGTTCACCAGATACCTCTTTTTCACAAGATACCAGTAGAACATCATTTTCATATTCATCACAGAACATG GATGAAACGGAAGCTGATATGAGGAGGCTGAAGCTTGAGTTAAAACAAACGATGGAAATGTACAATACAGCATGCAGAGAAGCGCTTACAGCACAAAACAAG TTAATGGAGATGAGCAACTggaaaattgaagaagaaaagaaattagaagAGGCACGACTGTCCCAAGAAGCTGCACTGGCAATAGcagagaaagagaaagcaaGAAGTAAGGCAGCCATTGAAACAGCTGAAGCAGCTAGAAAAATTGCAAACGTGGAATCACATAGAAAATCAAGGGTTCCAATTAAATCTCTTAAAGAAGCAGAGGACATGAGGAAGCTATTGGATAATTTAGCCCAAACTGATGTAAGATATAGGAGATACAGTATTGAGGAGATTGAAGCCGCCACAAACATGTTTtctgaaaaactaaaaattggGGAAGGTGGTTATGGACCTGTTTATAAATGTTACCTTGATCACACTCCAGTGGCCGTGAAGGTTTTAAGTCCTGATGCGGCTCAAGGGAAATCACAGTTTCAGCAAGAG GTTGACATACTGAGCTGTATGCGCCACCCAAACTTGGTGCTTCTTTTAGGAGCGTGTCCAGAATATGGTATATTGGTTTATGAATATATGGCGAATGGAAGCTTAGAAGATTGCCTAAATCGAAAAAAGAAGGGTGGTAGGGTTCTGTGTTGGCAGCTGAGGTTCCGGATTGCTGCAGAGATAGCCACGGGCTTGCTATTCCTACATCAGACGAAGCCTGAACCTTTGGTGCACCGTGATTTGAAACCCGGCAACATTTTGCTGGACCAGAATTATGTATGTAAGATTAGTGATGTTGGATTGGCAAGGCTGGTCCCTGTGATGGCTGAAAATGTAACACAGTGTTGCATGACATCAGCAGCGGGAACATTCTGTTATATTGATCCCGAGTATCAGCAAACAGGAATGCTTGGTGTGAAATCGGACGTATATTCTCTGGGGATTATATTTCTACAGTTATTAACTGGAAGACATCCAATGGGATTGGCTCACCATGCTGAGCAGTCTATTGAGAATGGCACATTTGAGGAAATGCTTGACCAATCTCTATCTCACTGGCCCATTCAAGAATCCCTCACCCTTGCAAATATAGCTGTAAATTGTGCACAACTCAGACGAAAAGATCGCCCAGACCTTGCCAAAGTAGTGTTGCCTGAGCTTGTTAAACTCAGAGAGTTTGCTGAAGAAAATATGGGTCCCATCTTTTTAGGAGGAGGCATTACTTTTAGTAGTAGTGGTAGTGGTAGTGCTGAACCTTCCCCCAACCACAGTGAAGTTTCTGTGCAGCAg GATGTGATGAGCGACCCACAGCTTGTAAATTCAGGAAGCTCAATAAGTCCACACACTTCATCAACTCCAACAGAAGAAAATCCTTAA
- the LOC123896705 gene encoding pollen receptor-like kinase 4 gives MGARSNSIVRAPVAFNINNNNNNNNVKALVVFVVLLLLSCTSMSMSPSDAEALIKFKGSLTNAVSLSSWDPSINPKPPCTGNISNWVGLFCLNGRVLGLRLESMGLTGNMELESLSSMPMLRMVSLMNNTFVGPLPNIKMLPHLRSIYLSYNHFSGQIPDDAFTGMPRLRKVYLSNNEFTGKIPSSLAILPTLLVLRLDANKFQGEIPNFHHKNNLKIINFSNNNLEGPIPPNLRTFDASSFKGNTLLCGPPLMNSCELANPKMLVMKTLLIVMMIAFIVAIVVSIVVISRLRSQKKQLNEEHYSTTSKFHTQASSKYVKPPAVYVKTKSLAEHYDPRSPKPDQYSHGHSKKEKGEQGKLIFLRKDGLKFDLQDLLKASAEILGSASFGSSYKAVILDGQAVVVKRYKQMNNVQREEFHEHMRRLGNLSHPNVLPLISYYYRREEKLLISSFVHNGCLASHLHGNHNYQKPGLDWATRLKIVKGVARGLSYLYSALPSVIVPHGHLKSSNVLLDESFEPLLTDYALSPLINLDHAQQIIMPYKSPEYAQLGRITKKTDVWSFGILILEILTGKFPENYITARHNSDSDLASWVNMMITEKRTSDVFDVEMGGVGTSKAELLKLLKIGLGCCEENVERRLDIKEALEQIEDLNEGQTSTTDHTVGEYSSSLTTTTTERDAYRAV, from the exons ATGGGCGCGCGCTCTAATTCGATTGTGCGCGCACCTGTAgcatttaatattaataataataataataataataatgtcaaGGCCTTGGTTGTTTTTGTGGTATTATTACTACTTTCATGCACAAGCATGTCAATGTCACCTTCGGATGCTGAGGCTCTAATAAAGTTCAAGGGTTCATTAACAAATGCGGTGTCCCTCAGCAGTTGGGATCCATCCATAAACCCAAAACCACCTTGCACCGGAAACATTTCCAATTGGGTGGGCTTGTTTTGCCTGAATGGGAGGGTGCTGGGGTTACGCCTTGAGAGCATGGGGTTAACCGGAAATATGGAATTGGAATCTCTTTCTTCAATGCCGATGTTGAGGATGGTTAGCCTGATGAACAATACCTTTGTGGGTCCCTTGCCCAACATCAAGATGTTGCCCCATTTGAGGTCTATCTACTTGTCCTATAATCATTTCTCAGGACAGATACCTGACGATGCATTTACGGGTATGCCTAGGTTGAGGAAAGTGTATTTGTCCAATAACGAGTTCACCGGTAAAATTCCATCCTCTCTCGCTATCTTGCCTACTCTCCTCGTCCTCAGGCTTGACGCAAACAAGTTTCAAGGTGAGATCCCCAATTTTCATCACAAGAATAATTTGAAGATTATCAACTTCTCTAACAATAACTTAGAAGGTCCCATCCCACCTAATCTAAGAACCTTCGACGCCTCCTCTTTTAAAGGAAACACACTTCTATGTGGGCCTCCTTTGATGAATAGTTGTGAATTAGCAAATCCCAAAATGCTTGTTATGAAAACTTTACTTATTGTGATGATGATAGCCTTTATAGTAGCCATTGTGGTTTCAATAGTGGTCATCTCCCGTTTGAGGTCCCAAAAGAAGCAATTAAACGAAGAACATTATTCTACAACGTCAAAATTTCATACACAAGCATCTAGCAAATATGTTAAGCCTCCTGCAGTTTATGTGAAAACTAAAAGTTTGGCCGAACACTATGATCCCAGAAGTCCTAAGCCAGATCAGTACAGTCATGGTCATTCCAAAAAGGAAAAGGGCGAACAAGGAAAACTTATATTTCTCAGGAAGGATGGACTCAAATTTGATTTACAGGATTTACTAAAGGCCTCCGCTGAAATTCTAGGAAGCGCGTCATTCGGTTCATCCTACAAAGCCGTGATCTTGGATGGCCAAGCCGTGGTTGTCAAGAGGTACAAGCAAATGAACAATGTGCAAAGAGAAGAGTTCCATGAGCATATGAGAAGGCTAGGAAACCTCAGTCATCCCAATGTTCTACCTCTCATTTCTTATTATTATAGAAGAGAAGAAAAACTTTTGATCTCTTCCTTTGTTCACAATGGTTGCTTGGCCAGTCATCTTCATG GTAACCACAACTACCAGAAGCCAGGACTTGATTGGGCAACCCGTTTGAAAATCGTGAAAGGTGTAGCGAGGGGTTTGTCATATCTATATAGTGCACTCCCAAGCGTGATTGTGCCTCATGGTCATCTAAAATCTTCCAATGTACTTTTAGATGAATCCTTTGAACCTCTGCTCACTGATTATGCGCTCAGTCCTTTGATCAATCTTGACCACGCACAACAAATCATCATGCCTTACAAATCCCCGGAGTATGCTCAACTTGGGCGCATTACAAAGAAAACTGATGTGTGGAGTTTTGGGATTCTAATATTGGAGATTCTTACGGGTAAATTCCCAGAGAACTATATTACAGCAAGGCATAATAGTGATTCTGACTTAGCTAGTTGGGTAAATATGATGATTACCGAGAAACGCACAAGTGATGTATTTGACGTAGAGATGGGAGGAGTAGGTACTAGTAAAGCTGAATTGCTCAAACTCTTAAAGATTGGACTCGGTTGTTGTGAGGAGAATGTAGAAAGAAGGTTGGACATCAAAGAGGCTTTAGAGCAGATTGAAGACTTGAATGAGGGTCAAACAAGTACTACTGATCATACTGTTGGAGAATACTCTTCCTCCCTTACCACCACTACTACTGAAAGGGATGCTTACAGAGCTGTGTGA